The following coding sequences are from one Saprospiraceae bacterium window:
- a CDS encoding Omp28-related outer membrane protein has product MKNIAILFVLVGSLLTISCNQWEKELSLPPTNKPTSGRVVLMEDFTGASCVNCPAGTAVVDGLLEEFPDNLVVVAVHSNFLSTPAVSGEVKLSNPDAQAIENFLGGWTGKPEASINRFKFPNKDYIRLDKPDSWRLFLKSELDQKPIIELSINRSYDSITRNLQIEFIATPKQNISENLHFHVMLTESGIVASQKDQQVGIISNYTFNHVLRKLITPVPGEKITGPFVAGTAINKIYSFTVPQDNILWQDSHLSIVAYVSADESSKYIYQAAETSIK; this is encoded by the coding sequence ATGAAAAATATTGCAATTCTTTTCGTTCTAGTTGGTAGTTTGCTGACTATTTCTTGCAATCAATGGGAAAAAGAACTTTCCCTTCCTCCCACTAACAAACCAACTTCAGGCAGAGTAGTCCTTATGGAAGATTTCACAGGGGCAAGTTGTGTAAATTGTCCTGCCGGTACCGCTGTTGTTGATGGTCTATTGGAGGAATTTCCTGACAATCTAGTTGTTGTTGCTGTGCATTCCAATTTTTTAAGTACTCCTGCAGTTTCAGGTGAGGTAAAACTATCAAATCCCGATGCTCAGGCAATAGAAAATTTTCTTGGAGGCTGGACTGGAAAACCTGAAGCTTCGATCAATCGATTTAAATTTCCCAACAAAGATTATATACGCCTCGACAAACCAGATTCCTGGCGCTTGTTTCTCAAGTCAGAACTGGATCAAAAACCAATCATTGAACTTTCAATCAACCGTAGTTATGATTCAATTACGCGAAATCTTCAAATTGAATTTATAGCTACTCCAAAGCAAAACATCAGTGAAAATCTACATTTTCATGTAATGCTTACAGAATCAGGCATTGTTGCTTCCCAGAAGGATCAGCAGGTTGGCATCATTTCAAACTATACATTCAATCATGTATTGAGAAAGCTGATCACACCGGTTCCCGGCGAAAAAATTACCGGACCATTTGTTGCAGGAACGGCAATCAACAAAATCTATAGCTTTACGGTACCACAGGATAATATCTTATGGCAAGACAGTCACTTGAGCATAGTTGCTTATGTAAGTGCCGACGAAAGCTCAAAATACATTTATCAAGCTGCCGAAACCAGCATCAAATAA
- a CDS encoding biotin--[acetyl-CoA-carboxylase] ligase, with protein sequence MNLDHLIGQRDEFNYNLIHLSKTSSTNDFAIDIISKSEPEGIFVVFADEQTAGRGQYGRKWQSEAGKNLLFSVCFSSDWLPLDRIFDLQLLASCALWECVFPLLSQSITLQIKWPNDLIANHSKLAGILIQNSIRDYKLSWSVIGIGLNVDQTDFQSLDKATSLKILTNQSFDRMKILKQFMNVFLERLNLLKNGPQDIFMNLYRKHLYGSNEYLTAEINGKKIDQIKIIDVLPTGQINVEISGLQKIFSFGDIRFFLSD encoded by the coding sequence TTGAATTTAGATCATCTTATCGGTCAAAGAGACGAATTTAACTATAATTTAATCCACCTCAGCAAGACAAGCTCAACCAATGATTTTGCTATAGACATTATATCAAAAAGTGAGCCTGAAGGGATTTTTGTTGTATTTGCTGACGAACAGACAGCCGGGAGGGGACAATATGGCAGAAAGTGGCAGAGTGAGGCTGGGAAAAACCTCCTATTTTCTGTATGTTTCTCTTCTGACTGGCTCCCCTTAGACCGAATCTTCGATCTCCAGCTTTTGGCTTCCTGCGCACTGTGGGAATGTGTTTTTCCGCTTTTGAGCCAATCGATTACTCTCCAAATTAAATGGCCAAACGACTTGATTGCCAATCATTCCAAATTGGCTGGAATACTTATCCAAAACAGCATTCGCGATTACAAATTAAGCTGGTCAGTGATTGGTATCGGACTGAATGTGGATCAGACAGATTTTCAGTCTTTGGACAAAGCGACGTCCCTCAAAATACTGACCAATCAAAGTTTTGATCGCATGAAAATTTTAAAACAATTCATGAATGTATTTCTTGAAAGGCTCAATTTATTGAAAAACGGCCCTCAGGATATTTTCATGAATCTTTACAGAAAACACTTATACGGATCAAATGAATATTTGACAGCTGAAATTAATGGGAAAAAAATCGACCAAATAAAAATAATCGACGTATTACCAACCGGGCAGATTAACGTGGAAATCTCTGGCTTGCAGAAAATTTTTTCTTTTGGGGATATCAGGTTTTTTCTTTCGGACTAA
- the rsfS gene encoding ribosome silencing factor yields the protein MPKAKQNSATSHPGNQEQAFLELIIDSIQDIKGKNILLLDLTALHDAPAKYFVICEGESSTQIKAIANNAYRRAKDEAKVKAAHIEGQPGAKWVLVDFFDVVLHVFDKETRSYYDLEDLWSDASFRQYQNL from the coding sequence TTGCCTAAAGCGAAACAAAATTCTGCCACTTCCCATCCGGGAAATCAAGAACAAGCTTTTTTAGAACTCATCATTGACAGTATTCAGGACATCAAAGGTAAAAATATACTTTTGCTTGATCTCACAGCTCTTCATGATGCACCTGCAAAGTACTTTGTGATCTGTGAGGGCGAAAGCTCAACCCAAATTAAAGCCATTGCAAACAATGCCTATCGCAGAGCAAAAGACGAAGCTAAAGTAAAAGCCGCTCATATCGAAGGACAACCGGGAGCAAAATGGGTTTTAGTTGATTTTTTTGACGTGGTGCTCCACGTCTTTGATAAAGAAACAAGATCCTATTATGACTTGGAAGATTTGTGGAGTGACGCAAGCTTCAGGCAATACCAAAATTTATAG
- a CDS encoding SDR family oxidoreductase produces the protein MLILITGAGKGIGRATALKCADFASGLIIHSRTEVDLISLQKELLDKNQNLKVYICVSEISTGEGINKLSEYCLKSGLLPDVLINNAGIFLQGSIIDPIEDNLEIMMDTNFYSVYHLTRALLPEMIKRQSGTIVNMCSIAGLDYYPGGSHYCISKFALNGFSICLREECKPHGIRVVTVYPGATWSNSWKGVDLPKNRLMPAEDVAAMICATIQLGPDSVVEEIIMRPQLGDL, from the coding sequence ATGCTAATTTTAATCACAGGTGCTGGCAAGGGAATAGGCAGAGCAACAGCTTTAAAGTGTGCTGACTTTGCTAGCGGACTAATCATACACTCGCGTACAGAAGTTGATTTGATTTCGCTTCAAAAGGAGTTATTGGATAAAAACCAAAATCTCAAGGTTTATATCTGCGTATCTGAGATATCGACAGGGGAGGGAATTAACAAGTTGAGCGAGTATTGCTTGAAGTCAGGTCTCTTGCCTGATGTACTTATCAACAATGCAGGGATTTTCCTACAAGGTAGTATCATAGATCCTATTGAGGACAATTTAGAGATCATGATGGATACCAACTTTTACAGCGTGTACCATTTGACTCGTGCATTACTGCCTGAAATGATCAAGCGCCAATCTGGGACCATCGTGAACATGTGCTCCATTGCCGGACTGGATTACTATCCCGGTGGGAGCCACTATTGTATCAGCAAGTTTGCTCTGAATGGATTTTCAATTTGCCTCAGAGAAGAATGTAAACCTCATGGTATCCGTGTTGTGACAGTTTATCCCGGAGCTACTTGGTCAAACTCATGGAAAGGTGTTGATCTACCCAAAAACCGACTTATGCCTGCTGAAGATGTTGCGGCAATGATATGCGCAACTATACAGTTAGGCCCTGATTCAGTCGTAGAAGAAATCATTATGAGACCACAACTTGGAGACTTATGA
- a CDS encoding ABC transporter permease: MNKIGLIIAREYLTRVRDKKFLITTLITPLVLLLFFLTVGWIFSYESARDYHIEVINQSGVGVKLPENKANLNFHLSDKTLDQLKSEYQNGKSDGILVLPRFSGVDVKDYTTYYYSDDALDIVIEKDVQKVLEKSFRDEKSRILQIDPENLKKLDLNLTLDPEPIALDQRDRTASTGKIAMVLGGVMGYIIFIVIILYGAMLMRSVSEEKTNRIVELVISSVKPTQLMLGKITGVGLVGITQLLIWMVLIPIIMTIGTQLTGLNPDEVQTMSGDLAGAKSQINEFEIQSVFHEIFQLNWFKIFFLFILYFIGGYYIYASQFAALGAAMGDDTSDSQSYTLIVTMPIVLSIYIMFQAIRLPESNLAFFASIFPLFSPIVMPALLAFDPPWWQIILSVAILCAFAIFMIWLSGKIYRTGILMYGKKASFKELAKWIWAKN; the protein is encoded by the coding sequence ATGAATAAAATAGGGCTTATCATTGCAAGAGAGTACTTGACCAGAGTAAGGGATAAGAAATTCCTTATCACCACTCTCATCACTCCTCTTGTGCTATTACTTTTCTTTTTGACGGTTGGATGGATATTTAGTTATGAAAGCGCTCGGGATTATCATATTGAAGTAATCAATCAAAGTGGTGTGGGAGTCAAGCTTCCCGAGAATAAGGCAAACTTAAACTTCCATTTGTCTGATAAAACCCTGGACCAATTGAAGTCAGAGTATCAAAACGGTAAATCCGACGGTATATTGGTACTGCCTAGATTTTCAGGAGTCGATGTGAAAGACTATACAACATATTATTACTCGGATGACGCTTTAGACATTGTAATAGAGAAAGATGTGCAAAAAGTTCTTGAAAAATCATTTCGGGATGAAAAATCCAGAATCCTACAGATTGACCCAGAAAATTTAAAAAAGCTGGATTTAAATCTGACCCTAGATCCGGAGCCCATTGCGCTTGATCAAAGAGACCGCACTGCCTCTACTGGTAAAATCGCAATGGTTCTTGGAGGTGTGATGGGTTACATTATTTTCATCGTCATCATCTTGTATGGAGCGATGTTGATGCGATCAGTATCTGAGGAGAAAACCAACCGAATAGTTGAGTTGGTGATTTCATCAGTCAAACCAACACAATTGATGTTAGGAAAAATTACAGGAGTAGGATTAGTAGGAATCACCCAGTTGTTGATCTGGATGGTTTTGATTCCAATTATTATGACGATTGGCACACAACTTACAGGACTCAATCCTGATGAAGTACAGACTATGTCAGGTGATTTGGCGGGTGCAAAGTCTCAAATCAATGAATTTGAAATTCAGTCTGTATTTCATGAAATCTTTCAATTGAATTGGTTCAAGATCTTCTTCCTGTTTATTTTGTACTTTATTGGTGGCTATTACATTTACGCATCTCAATTTGCAGCTCTGGGTGCTGCTATGGGAGATGATACATCTGATTCCCAATCTTACACATTGATCGTCACGATGCCCATTGTGTTGTCGATATACATTATGTTTCAAGCAATACGGCTTCCTGAAAGCAACTTGGCATTCTTTGCTTCCATTTTCCCATTGTTTTCACCTATTGTGATGCCTGCATTACTCGCTTTTGATCCACCTTGGTGGCAGATAATTTTGTCAGTTGCAATCCTGTGTGCATTTGCGATATTTATGATTTGGTTGTCAGGAAAAATATATAGAACAGGAATATTGATGTATGGTAAAAAAGCAAGTTTTAAAGAACTGGCAAAGTGGATATGGGCAAAAAATTAA
- a CDS encoding nitroreductase family protein, with product MKSQVFIDYCSVRYPVETMLDRAKSFYGFMNSRRTVRDFAPDEIPDDLIRDILLAAGTAPSGANKQPWTFCVVRNPEIKREIRIAAEKEEYDNYHGRMPEEWLKDLEPLGTNWEKPFLEIAPALIVVFRKNYDILENGSGSKNYYVHESVGLACGILITAIHNAGLVALTHTPSPMNFLQTLLKRPQNEKPFLLIPIGFPEQNAKVPDIHRKKLEEIAIFY from the coding sequence ATGAAATCCCAAGTATTCATTGATTATTGTTCTGTGCGCTATCCAGTTGAGACTATGCTGGATAGGGCGAAGAGTTTCTATGGATTCATGAATAGTAGGAGAACGGTTCGTGACTTCGCCCCAGATGAGATTCCGGATGATTTGATCAGAGACATTCTCCTTGCTGCAGGCACAGCACCATCGGGAGCGAATAAGCAGCCTTGGACATTTTGTGTTGTCCGAAATCCAGAAATCAAAAGAGAAATTCGCATTGCAGCTGAAAAAGAAGAATACGACAATTACCATGGGAGGATGCCTGAAGAATGGCTCAAAGATCTGGAACCCTTAGGAACCAATTGGGAAAAACCATTTCTTGAAATTGCCCCGGCACTTATTGTTGTCTTTCGTAAAAACTACGACATTCTGGAAAACGGGAGCGGTTCTAAAAACTATTACGTACACGAATCCGTTGGGCTGGCATGTGGCATTTTAATAACTGCAATTCACAATGCTGGGCTCGTTGCGCTTACGCACACTCCAAGTCCTATGAATTTCCTTCAAACTTTGTTGAAAAGACCTCAAAACGAAAAACCGTTTTTGCTTATACCTATCGGATTTCCTGAGCAAAATGCCAAGGTGCCTGATATTCACCGCAAAAAGCTGGAAGAAATTGCTATTTTTTATTAA
- the ppk2 gene encoding polyphosphate kinase 2, producing the protein MAIQTGRKPIKENGVEKTLLKGKSPKTVAENIVSTTDSSDATIKLSELSSLKTKSDLRNLFQKNNSDAAKVIESIRYEEELEKLQIELVKLQRWIQAKNKRLAILFEGRDAAGKGGTIRRFTEHLNPRAMRVVALPKPTEEEQGQWYFQRYTKQLPNRGEMVFFDRSWYNRAVVEPVNGFCTKDQYNTFLHQVPEFEHMLHEDGITIIKFWFSISKDEQLRRFKSRQANPLKQWKLSPVDMKAQDMWDIYTQYKEDMFSKTHNSFSPWIVVKANNKQKARLESIRYVLSVIPYEGKDEKAVSLHPNPNIITRFHRKASVVD; encoded by the coding sequence ATGGCAATTCAAACTGGTCGAAAACCAATTAAGGAAAATGGAGTGGAGAAGACTCTCCTAAAAGGCAAATCACCTAAAACAGTGGCAGAAAACATAGTTTCTACTACTGATAGTAGCGATGCTACAATAAAGTTAAGTGAGTTGAGCAGCCTCAAAACCAAAAGTGATCTGCGCAATCTTTTTCAGAAAAATAACAGCGATGCAGCCAAAGTCATCGAATCGATCAGGTATGAAGAAGAACTTGAGAAATTGCAAATTGAATTGGTAAAATTGCAGCGGTGGATTCAGGCCAAGAATAAGAGGTTGGCTATTTTGTTTGAAGGTCGAGATGCTGCCGGAAAAGGAGGTACCATCCGCAGATTTACTGAACACCTCAACCCAAGAGCTATGCGTGTGGTTGCCCTTCCCAAACCTACTGAAGAAGAACAGGGCCAATGGTACTTCCAGAGATACACCAAACAGCTACCAAATCGCGGTGAAATGGTGTTTTTTGATCGCAGCTGGTACAATCGTGCCGTGGTGGAACCTGTGAATGGCTTTTGTACAAAAGATCAATACAATACTTTTTTGCATCAGGTGCCTGAGTTTGAGCATATGCTCCACGAGGATGGCATCACGATCATCAAGTTTTGGTTTTCCATTTCTAAAGATGAACAATTGCGCCGTTTCAAATCTAGACAAGCTAATCCCCTCAAACAGTGGAAGCTCAGTCCTGTGGATATGAAAGCTCAGGACATGTGGGATATCTACACTCAGTACAAGGAAGACATGTTTAGTAAAACGCATAATTCGTTCTCACCTTGGATTGTGGTCAAAGCAAATAATAAGCAGAAAGCTCGCCTGGAAAGCATCAGGTACGTTCTTTCAGTGATACCTTATGAAGGGAAAGACGAAAAAGCAGTATCTCTTCATCCGAATCCAAATATCATCACAAGATTCCACCGTAAAGCGTCAGTGGTAGATTAA
- a CDS encoding class I fructose-bisphosphate aldolase, protein MSLQSISELLGNQAEYYLSHQCNTISKNQLHLPSAHFIDEVWAHSNRNLPTLRSLQQLYNHGRLKDTGYLSILPVDQGIEHSAGASFAPNPIYFDPENIVKLAIEGGCNAVASTYGVLGSVARKYAHRIPFIVKINHNELLTYPNKFDQILFGTIKDAWDMGAVGVGATIYFGSEESGRQIVEIAEAFQYAHELGMATVLWCYIRNNAFKKDGKDYHSAADLTGQANHLGVTIQADIIKQKLPTLNGGYEALNMGGSSYGKLNPKMYTELSSDHPIDLCRYQVANCYMGRAGLINSGGESKGASDLAEAVTTAVVNKRAGGMGLISGRKAFQKPMPDGIKILNAIQDVYLESAVTIA, encoded by the coding sequence ATGTCTCTACAAAGTATTTCAGAATTGCTTGGAAATCAAGCAGAGTATTATCTGTCACACCAGTGTAATACCATTTCTAAAAATCAACTTCATCTGCCATCAGCTCATTTTATTGATGAAGTTTGGGCTCATTCCAATAGGAATTTACCCACATTACGCAGCTTACAACAACTCTATAACCATGGTAGATTGAAAGATACAGGCTATCTCTCTATTCTTCCGGTAGATCAAGGTATAGAGCACAGTGCAGGAGCTTCTTTTGCTCCCAACCCGATTTATTTTGACCCGGAAAATATCGTCAAACTGGCCATTGAAGGAGGCTGTAATGCCGTCGCGTCGACTTATGGCGTATTAGGTTCTGTAGCTAGAAAATATGCCCACCGCATTCCTTTTATCGTCAAGATCAATCATAATGAGTTGTTGACATATCCCAATAAGTTTGATCAAATACTTTTTGGAACTATCAAGGACGCTTGGGACATGGGTGCTGTGGGAGTTGGAGCGACTATTTACTTTGGATCTGAAGAAAGTGGCAGACAAATTGTTGAGATTGCCGAAGCATTTCAATATGCGCATGAATTAGGTATGGCAACAGTACTCTGGTGTTATATCCGCAATAATGCCTTCAAAAAAGATGGCAAGGATTATCACAGTGCTGCAGATTTGACAGGACAAGCCAATCACCTTGGGGTAACTATCCAGGCAGACATCATTAAGCAAAAACTCCCTACTTTGAACGGAGGTTATGAAGCTCTCAATATGGGAGGATCATCTTATGGTAAATTGAATCCGAAAATGTATACAGAATTGTCTTCAGACCATCCAATAGACCTTTGCAGGTATCAGGTCGCGAACTGCTATATGGGTAGAGCCGGTCTCATTAATTCAGGTGGGGAGTCAAAAGGTGCATCGGACCTTGCTGAGGCTGTAACGACTGCAGTGGTCAATAAAAGAGCAGGTGGGATGGGATTGATTTCAGGCAGGAAGGCATTTCAAAAACCTATGCCTGATGGTATCAAAATTCTGAATGCGATTCAAGATGTTTATCTGGAATCAGCCGTTACAATAGCATAA
- a CDS encoding dCTP deaminase — protein sequence MIFSDQKILESIEKKQIVIIPYDQNCLGTNSYDVHLGGTLAVYEAAELDAKHHNKIRYFEIPDEGYVIQPGVLYLGVTMEYTETHNAVPFLEGKSSVGRLGIDIHATAGKGDVGFCNTWTLEISCVQPVRIYKSMPIGQLIYFAVEGNISNLYHSKSNAKYTERTDRPIESMMWKNKF from the coding sequence ATGATTTTTAGTGACCAGAAGATACTTGAATCCATCGAAAAAAAACAGATTGTTATTATACCCTATGATCAAAACTGTCTAGGAACGAATTCATACGACGTCCACTTGGGAGGCACGCTTGCAGTCTATGAAGCAGCTGAGCTTGATGCTAAACATCACAATAAAATTAGATATTTTGAGATTCCTGATGAAGGTTATGTCATTCAACCTGGTGTCCTCTACCTTGGCGTTACCATGGAATACACAGAAACCCATAATGCCGTCCCATTTTTAGAAGGAAAATCCAGTGTAGGACGCCTGGGTATTGACATACATGCGACAGCCGGTAAGGGTGACGTTGGATTCTGCAATACCTGGACTTTGGAGATCAGCTGTGTGCAGCCTGTCCGAATTTATAAAAGCATGCCCATCGGCCAACTCATTTACTTCGCTGTAGAGGGCAATATATCCAACTTATATCATTCTAAATCTAATGCGAAATACACGGAAAGAACCGATAGACCTATCGAAAGTATGATGTGGAAAAATAAATTTTAA
- a CDS encoding TlpA family protein disulfide reductase — protein sequence MSKYNFVFALITFLGMSFVPVDKKFPNLNLKTLEGKSVELNKSFAKNKLTVVSYWATWCSPCKKELDAVKNLYDGWKKDGIEVIAVTIDNAQQLNKVKPLANQKKWSYIVLSDVNSESLRLLNFQTIPQTFVVNNMGEIVYSHSGYTPGDEFELDKKLKSLLGK from the coding sequence ATGAGTAAATACAACTTCGTTTTCGCACTGATCACATTCTTGGGAATGTCATTTGTACCTGTAGACAAGAAATTCCCCAATTTGAACTTGAAGACCCTTGAGGGCAAATCTGTTGAATTGAATAAAAGCTTTGCAAAAAATAAACTCACCGTTGTGAGTTATTGGGCTACTTGGTGCTCTCCTTGTAAAAAAGAACTCGATGCAGTCAAGAATCTGTATGATGGATGGAAAAAGGATGGCATTGAGGTCATCGCCGTGACAATAGACAATGCTCAGCAACTCAACAAAGTGAAACCACTAGCCAACCAGAAAAAGTGGTCTTACATCGTGCTTTCAGATGTCAACAGTGAAAGTTTACGTTTACTTAACTTTCAAACCATTCCGCAGACATTTGTCGTCAACAATATGGGTGAAATCGTTTACTCTCATTCTGGATATACTCCGGGTGACGAATTTGAACTGGATAAAAAGTTAAAGTCCTTACTGGGTAAGTAG
- the ftsH gene encoding ATP-dependent zinc metalloprotease FtsH has product MEQDQNPQPPRKNGNGFNAYWIYGILFLAIIGVNLFYFANPGGGQLTINRFDLMAKQGDIEKIEISNNKYASIFLRKEALGKPEYEDAVKSSFNDRAHYIFNIGPAENFSERVDKINETLPTKMDIVYEDRQNWLSPILQFLIPFLIILGIWMFVMRRMSGGGSGPGGQIFNIGKSKATLFEKNQNTNVTFEDVAGLEEAKEEVMEVVDFLKNPKKYTSLGGKIPKGVLLVGPPGTGKTLLAKAVAGEAGVPFFTISGSDFVEMFVGVGASRVRDLFRQAREKAPCIVFIDEIDAVGRARGRTQIQGGNDERENTLNQLLVEMDGFSTDKGVILMAATNRPDILDTALLRPGRFDRQISIDPPDLKGRAQIFKVHLKKLKLSPEVTPEVLAEMTPGFAGAEIANVCNEAALVAARRNKTEIALDDFNYALDRVIGGLEKKNKLISPEEKQVIAYHEAGHAICGWYLQYASPLVKVTIVPRGIGTLGYAQYLPKEEYITRTDALLDRVCMTMGGRAAEKIIFDKISTGAQSDLDQVTKMAYSMISVYGMNDKVGNVSFYGMAQENFQRPYSEETAKLMDQEVRQLIEEQYQRAQELLLERKVELETLAQQLLHKEVLLKSDVERLIGPSPYHKDKHQEPVPHSGQHVSDEKPGTGIENVD; this is encoded by the coding sequence ATGGAACAAGATCAGAATCCACAACCACCACGCAAAAACGGCAATGGATTTAATGCATACTGGATCTATGGCATACTCTTTCTTGCAATCATAGGAGTCAATTTATTTTATTTTGCTAACCCCGGAGGAGGTCAACTCACGATCAACCGCTTTGACCTTATGGCAAAGCAAGGCGATATTGAAAAAATAGAGATTTCAAATAACAAATATGCGAGCATCTTCCTCCGTAAAGAAGCATTAGGGAAACCCGAATATGAGGATGCAGTGAAATCCAGTTTTAACGATCGAGCGCATTATATTTTTAACATTGGCCCGGCAGAAAATTTTTCGGAGCGTGTCGACAAAATCAACGAAACACTCCCCACAAAAATGGATATCGTCTATGAGGATAGACAGAATTGGTTAAGTCCAATTTTACAGTTTTTAATACCATTTCTCATTATTTTAGGTATCTGGATGTTCGTCATGAGACGTATGAGTGGAGGCGGCTCCGGACCTGGAGGTCAGATATTCAATATAGGCAAATCCAAGGCAACTTTGTTTGAAAAGAACCAGAATACGAATGTCACATTTGAAGATGTTGCAGGACTTGAGGAAGCGAAAGAGGAAGTGATGGAAGTTGTCGATTTTTTAAAAAATCCTAAAAAATATACCTCTCTGGGTGGTAAAATTCCAAAAGGAGTGCTCCTTGTTGGTCCTCCTGGAACTGGTAAGACCTTGCTAGCCAAAGCGGTAGCAGGCGAAGCCGGAGTGCCCTTTTTCACGATTTCGGGATCTGATTTTGTGGAAATGTTCGTAGGTGTTGGCGCATCCAGAGTCAGGGATTTATTCCGGCAAGCGAGGGAGAAAGCTCCTTGTATCGTATTTATTGATGAAATTGACGCGGTTGGACGTGCAAGAGGAAGAACGCAAATTCAGGGTGGAAATGACGAAAGAGAAAACACCCTCAATCAATTGTTGGTGGAGATGGATGGTTTTTCTACCGATAAAGGAGTAATTCTAATGGCAGCTACCAACCGTCCAGATATATTGGATACTGCTTTGCTGAGACCGGGACGTTTCGACAGACAGATATCCATAGATCCACCGGATCTCAAGGGAAGGGCACAGATTTTTAAAGTGCACCTGAAAAAACTTAAACTTTCTCCGGAGGTTACGCCTGAAGTATTGGCAGAAATGACTCCTGGATTTGCCGGAGCAGAAATAGCCAATGTGTGCAATGAGGCTGCTCTCGTGGCAGCTCGTCGAAACAAAACAGAAATCGCATTAGACGATTTTAATTATGCTTTGGATAGGGTGATTGGTGGTCTCGAAAAGAAAAATAAGCTGATCTCTCCGGAAGAAAAACAAGTGATCGCATATCATGAAGCGGGGCATGCGATTTGTGGCTGGTATTTGCAATATGCGTCCCCATTGGTGAAAGTAACTATAGTGCCTCGTGGAATTGGAACATTGGGTTATGCCCAGTATCTACCAAAAGAAGAGTATATCACTCGGACAGATGCTCTATTGGACAGAGTATGTATGACTATGGGTGGCAGAGCAGCCGAAAAAATCATCTTTGACAAAATTTCCACAGGTGCACAGAGCGATCTGGATCAGGTTACCAAAATGGCCTACAGCATGATTTCTGTATATGGAATGAACGATAAAGTTGGAAATGTATCTTTTTATGGAATGGCTCAGGAAAATTTCCAGCGTCCTTACAGCGAAGAAACTGCAAAGTTGATGGATCAGGAAGTGCGCCAACTCATCGAAGAACAATATCAACGTGCGCAGGAATTACTATTGGAGCGCAAAGTAGAATTGGAAACATTGGCTCAACAATTACTGCACAAAGAAGTATTGCTGAAATCTGACGTAGAGCGTTTGATCGGCCCATCACCTTATCATAAAGACAAACACCAAGAGCCTGTCCCACATAGTGGGCAGCATGTATCAGATGAAAAGCCTGGTACAGGAATAGAAAACGTGGATTAA